The following coding sequences lie in one Rutidosis leptorrhynchoides isolate AG116_Rl617_1_P2 chromosome 4, CSIRO_AGI_Rlap_v1, whole genome shotgun sequence genomic window:
- the LOC139842053 gene encoding uncharacterized protein has product MSSSDEESLVNAMKSIFAYRNNVVIRREVEEQNEAQSSRRKRRYIHRDRVEAHNRLMKDYFVQDPKYPPEYFKRRYRMSQSLLEKIIEGILSYSTRPNAPKWFTYFQQRPDARGVLGVSTILKVTSAIRQLAYGDSPDLFDEYLQISERTSRESLQNFTRCIIDLYGNVYMREPTEDDIRRLYHKHEELHGFPGMLGSIDCMHWAWGKCPNAWKGHFTRGDHGYPTIMLEAVASYDN; this is encoded by the coding sequence ATGAGTAGTTCCGACGAAGAAAGTTTGGTTAACGCAATGAAAAGTATATTTGCCTATCGAAATAACGTGGTAATACGTAGAGAGGTCGAGGAACAAAATGAGGCTCAAAGCTCAAGACGAAAACGTCGCTACATTCATCGTGATCGTGTAGAAGCGCACAATCGTTTGATGAAAGATTATTTTGTTCAAGATCCGAAGTATCCCCCTGAATATTTCAAACGGCGTTATCGAATGTCACAAAGTCTTCTTGAAAAAATAATTGAAGGTATACTTTCTTACTCTACTCGTCCCAATGCACCAAAGTGGTTTACTTATTTTCAACAACGTCCCGATGCACGTGGTGTTCTCGGAGTATCTACTATTTTAAAAGTCACTTCTGCCATTCGTCAACTAGCATATGGTGATTCACCGGATCTATTTGACGAATATTTACAAATTTCAGAGAGAACATCACGTGAGTCTTTGCAAAATTTTACAAGATGTATTATAGACTTGTATGGTAATGTATACATGAGAGAACCGACCGAGGACGATATACGTCGTTTGTATCATAAACATGAAGAACTTCACGGCTTTCCTGGAATGCTTGGAAgcattgattgtatgcattgggcttgGGGTAAATGTCCAAATGCATGGAAAGGGCATTTCACCCGAGGCGATCACGGTTACCCGACAATCATGTTGGAAGCCGTTGCATCGTATGACAATTGA